TGCTCAGCCGGGCAATACCAGGCTGGTCCAGCGAAGTAAAATGCTGCTTAATAATCAATATCTTCATGCCATAAAACCTGCCTGGCGGCGTGCTTAGCGAGGCTTGGTGAGCAGGTATTTGATGGTCATTAGCATGATATACAGATCCAGAATATGGGATCTGTTCTTGATGTAGTAGATATCGTAGCGGAGCTTCTCGTGCGCTTCCTCCAGAGAGGCGCTGGGCCGGAAATTGATCTGCGCCCACCCCGTGAGTCCGGGACGGCCTATGTGACGCATGTTGTAGTAGGGCAGCAACTCGTACTGCTGCGCCAGTTCCAGGCGCTCGGGCCGCGGGCCGATGAATGAGAGGTCTCCTGCAATGATATTCAGCAACTGGGGTATTTCATCGAGATGGGTGAAGCGCAAGTATTTACCCAACAGGGTAATGCGCTCATCTTCCGGCACGGTCCAATACGGGCCTTGGCTATTGTGCTTCATGGTTCTGAATTTGTAGAGCACAAACTCTTTGCCGTTCTTGCCCGCCCGCACCTGCCGGTAGATGACCGGTCCCTTTGAGCCGAGCTTGATCAGGATGCTGATCACCAGCCCGATGGGCAGCAGGAGCAGCGTCGCAAGAATGGAAAAGACGGCGTCAAAAAGTCGCTTGGGAATATCGTAAAAGGGGTTGCGCCGGGCGATGTTTTCAATGAACCAGCCTTCCTTGAGCTCGTCGAGGGGCACCTTTTTGAAAATGTACTCATAAAAATCCCAAAAGCTGATCAGTACGATCCTGAGGGGCAGCAGGCTATAGACCGACTGCATGGTGGCGGCGTCATCCTTCAGATGTGGTTGTATGACCGCTATATGCAGTTTCCGCTCGCGGATCGTCGCGGCCAGTTCCACCACGCCCTGCTGCTTGAAATCCCTAATCCAGGCTACAATGTCGAACTCACGCCGGTTGTCCCTGATATAGGCGACGGTCTCGCTAATCAGTGGCGATTGGCCCAGTACGACGATGTTGAGTGTTTTGGGGGCCAGAAACCTTTGCAGGACCGTCCGCAGGCCGAAGTCAAGCGCCAGAAATAGGGCGCCGAAGATCAATAGATTGGTTTTCGGGGTCAGCTCAAAAAAATCGGTCCACACATAAAAGACAATGATGGAGGCTGAACTACTGATAACCACCACATTGAGGAGGGCCCGAAAGTGCTCACCCACACCCCGAATTTGAAAGCGATACAGGCCGTTCAGGTAGGCAATTCCAATCCAGAGTGCAAAGACCACAGAAAAGGGTACGAGATGGATGCCAAGCCGGTACGGGAAATCACCCGGCTCGTAGCGCAGCAACAGCATCACCACCAGCGAGAGGTAGAGCACGGCTATATCACCAGCCAGAACCACGACCTTCTTCATGTTTGTCATGTCAAAGGGCCCCTCGTAGTCATGCCAGATGCCCCACAACCGACGCTATGCGCCCGGCGGCCCGACTATCCCACAGCTCGGGCAATTTGCCGCCCGGCGATTCACGATCCAATGCCGCCGTGACGGCCGCGATGACCTCCTGGGGGTTTGCTCCGCTAAGTAGAGTGGTGCCCGCCTCGATGGTGATAGGCCGCTCAGGAAGGGACCGCGAGGTCAGGCATGGAGGCCCCAGATAGGTGGTCACTTCCTGGAGGCCGCCAGGGCCTGTCAGCATCACGGCAGCACCCAACCCGAGGGCAAAAAAATCAAGGTAGTCTTGCGGGTCCGGGACAACCCACTCGGCGTGGCCCGCCACGTGTGAGTCGAAACCAAAATCTGCCACGCGCTGAGCGCTATCCACGTCGGCAGGGCGCTGCAGGATCGTCAGGACATATGGCCCGTCAGCGAGCCCAGGCGATCCGGGCATATTCCTTTGCCTTGCCAGGGGCCGTTGCTCCACCAGGCTAGCCACCATCAAAATGCCGACCATATGAATTTTGTCGGGATGAATGCCCACCCGCGCCAGGTTTTCGCCAGCCTCTCAGCGGGGCGCCCACAGCAACTCAGCGACCTGGCCGGTAAGCAAGCGATTCAGCTCTTCCGGCATGGACAGATCTCCTGAACGGAGCCCAGCCTTTTACAGGGGCCACGGGAATCCCCCACTTGCCGCACACCAAGGTGCCCGCCAGAGTATAATTGACGTTATCAACCCCCGTTACCCGATCGGGCTTCAGCTCCGCGACCACAAGCTCAAGCGCCATCATGACCCCCCCCTGTTTGCTCAGCATGGGTGCCCGCGGCCCTCCCCAGGTAGCGGTCGGGCTCCAGCAATGCCGAGTCCTGGAAAAATACCTGCGACGTGGCAAAGTCGCACTGCTAGCCGGTGTGATTCAGTACCTGATCAAAAGATGCCGAGTAACTCCTCAGTGCCCGCATGCCGGGAGCAACCTGCACGATGTTGAGCCGTGCCCCTACGAGATGGATGATATTCAAGCTTCAATATCCCGCATCGAATCATCATGGAATTACCATCAGAGATAATCAATTGAGCAGGTCTCTATACATGCTCAGGAGAATTTCCTCTTGGCTACCCCAGCGATAGCGTATAATGGAGCGGCTCCCGCTGTGTGCCAGCTTAAGCCTAGTGGGTTCATCCATCAGGGCCCTAATGCATTGCCGAATTTCCACCATGTTACTGGGCTCATGCATGATTACCCCAGCCGTATCCATCGCAATCTCCGCGGTGCGGGGGAGGTTTGACGCTACCACCGCTAGCCCGGCGGCCATGTAGTCCAGCATCTTGGTGGGCATTGAGCGGCTGTAATTGGGATAATCCCTCAGCGGACTCAGCCCCACATGATATTCTGAAAGTTGATCCATGAGCTGCGGATAAGGTACATAGCCGTGGTACGATAGCCAGGAATTTGAGGGAACTCGACCGATTTGAGCCAGAATATCGGAGCTCATGGAATTTCCAAACAGATCGAGGGTGACATTATGGCCCTCTTGGCGCAAATGCCTTACCGCCTCGATGACGTCACTCACACCCCGTGCAGACGTTAATCCACCTGCATAGACCAGCTTCAACGGTTGATGACTAGGGCGCGGAGCAGGATCAGAAAGCCTGGTAGCGAGATGATAATTCTGCACAACCAGGCAGCGCTCAGAATTAAACAGGCTGTTGTATGATGGTTCGGCAAGGATAAAGCGATCGAATACATGTAGGCTTAGCTGCTCGAATGTCCGGCCTACGGCACCCAACAGCCAGGCAACTGGCCAGGGAACCCATTCGCGGCTGGACCAAGCACTCTTGTAGTCCTCATGCACATCATAAATGACTTTCTTTCCTCTAGCCTTCGCAATCCACCCGACCGGTATCAGCTCGGGATCGTGAAAATGAAATATTTCGTATTTTTCGCCCAATACTCGCCTCATAATTATGGCGATGCGGCCTAGCCTCGTCCCAATCGTAGTGCCGCTCCCGTCGCGAAGCCATTTCCCTGGCAGGTATTCCACCTCGATGCTCGCGTCACGGCGCTGTATGGCTCCATTGGCCTGTACCGCTATGAGGCGAACATGGGCAATTTTTGCCAGAGACAAGGCCTCCTTATGATACACGCGCACATCGTTCCAAGGATGAAGCGAGGATGCCATCAGGATGCGCGGCTTCATTTGACCCTAACCAGCGACCGGAGCCCCACCACCCAGTCGGATTTCGACGTTACAAAATATAGACCCAGCATCACCACCAAAGCCGCGCCCCCACCCAGCAATGCTGCTGTCCCCACCAGCACACTCTGGATGGCGTGCAGCAGGACCGTCGCGATGCTCAGCAGCAGCAAAACCGACACCAGGTACCGCGGGTTAATAATATTGATTCTATAAAATCTATATCCTAGGTACAGGCTGGCAACCGCCCCTGTTACCTGGGCGATAACAAAACTGATGACGCCGCGCTGGACGCTTCTCATCCCCACCAGCTCCAGGCTGTAGAAGGTGATGAGCAGGGCCAGGGCGGCGAGCCCATATACCAGAGTATTGTAGCCTCTGGTGGATGCCGCGTCGATGGGAGTACGAAGGAGCACCACCAAAAGGTAGAACGGCAAAGCGACAAGAATGGTTTGCAGTATCCAAGCCCCGGGCTCATTACCGGCCCCCAGCCAAACTCGGAGGATCGTGGCACTGTTCATGCCCAGCAGCAGCGCCAGCGGCGCCCCAACAAGGAGGGTCGCCTTCGTCAAGACATCGAGCCCAAAGTCGATGCGGGCCGAATTTCCTTGCGCCCTGGCCCGTGCTATCCTCGGCAGTAGGACAACGCCAAGGGGAGCGACGGCAGTTATGAATAAGCGTAGCAGGCTGATGCCGGAATTAACATAGGCCACGTCGGTGCGGCCGCTGCGGCTGAGAATGAGCAGCGGAACAGCACCCAGAACAACGAATTCGGCGGCAAACCCGGCAATTCGCTGCCCGCCATAGGAAAGCAATTGCCGGATTTTGTCCATTTGAGAGAGGCTGCCGGCCAACAACACTTGACGGAGGTATACGAGCCCGGAGGTTGTCAGGGCGGCCAATCCGGTGAACAACAGCAGGCGGGGTACACTCCTTTCTCTGAGAATCAGAAATACGGCGATGGGGATCAAGCCAGTCCCAACGAGTTGCAGGAGGGCAGCGCCGCGCATGTCCAGCCTGCCCCGCAACAGCCCGTAGGTCAGGAACTGCAGCGCGTAGGCGCTGGTGAAGGCAAAGAAAGGCAGTATCAAGTAAGTGGGGAAGCCGGTAATCTGTCCGGTGGAGAGAATCCACGAAACCAGCCCGATGAGGGGTACGGTTAATACAAGCCAGATCACCAACGCCGTCGTGGAGTAGGCATGTCCGTTGCCCCCGGCGATGTAGAACGGGAGGCCGATGTTCATGCCCACCAGCAGTACGCCCATAAGTGCAAAGGCTGTGCGACGAACGAGCAGATAATCACCCAGGGCTTCTGTTCCCATTACCCGTGCGATAAGGCCGTAAAGCACCAGCACACCTAGGGCGACGGCCACTCCGCTGACCAGAGTCGTGAGCAGATCGCTCACCAAACGCCCGCGCCCGAATAGTTGACTAGGTTGCAAGTGAGTTCAGGGGAGCCTTCCCGGTGTAAGGGCAGGCTATTTCCCGCGGGATGGGTGTTGTCGTCAACAAACTAAACATGACCTAATTGCATCAGGCCCAGGTTCGCTACCTTCGGTTCAGCCTGAAATAGATCCCGCATCACCTTCAAGACCAGTACCAGCAGAAGCGTCGAGACAATGCCCAATTGAAACAGTATGGTGACCGGATTGGTGATGGCCAGCCCGGCCAGAGCCATCGTGATGATCGCATAAACGATGAGCTTCAGGAGGCTTTTCTCCCCTCTGATAAACCAGATATAAAACCATTGCATGAGAAAACCCGCCAAAAGGGAACCCGCCAGGACTCCCGGCAGGCCAAAATCGGCATAGAGCTGTCCCCAGAATATGGTGGGAGTCGTGCCGGTGCCATGAACGCGGTAGAGCGCATCAAACAGCCAGCGGCTGAAGGCCACGTCGGGACCAGGTAGAACCCCCTTCAGATCTGCCAGAATTGCCAGCCCGCCAAAAAACTCGAAGTGCCGGGGAAACATTTCGAATATCGAATAGAGAACATCGACGTTTGTCTTGAAAATCCGATTTTGTGCCCAGAACAGAGCGGTAGACAAATCCCCCATCCCCCTTATGTAGGTGAGCAACGCAAACAGGGACAAAGCCATGACCACAAAGAACAGGGCGTGAGAGGTTTTGATCCGGCCTCGGTAGTTGACGTACAGAACATAGTTCATGATGATGAAAAACATGAGCGGCCACCTCTGCAACGCCATGGCCAGAAAGAAACTGTTCAGGGCGCCCAGTACGATC
The DNA window shown above is from Candidatus Neomarinimicrobiota bacterium and carries:
- a CDS encoding exopolysaccharide biosynthesis polyprenyl glycosylphosphotransferase — encoded protein: MTNMKKVVVLAGDIAVLYLSLVVMLLLRYEPGDFPYRLGIHLVPFSVVFALWIGIAYLNGLYRFQIRGVGEHFRALLNVVVISSSASIIVFYVWTDFFELTPKTNLLIFGALFLALDFGLRTVLQRFLAPKTLNIVVLGQSPLISETVAYIRDNRREFDIVAWIRDFKQQGVVELAATIRERKLHIAVIQPHLKDDAATMQSVYSLLPLRIVLISFWDFYEYIFKKVPLDELKEGWFIENIARRNPFYDIPKRLFDAVFSILATLLLLPIGLVISILIKLGSKGPVIYRQVRAGKNGKEFVLYKFRTMKHNSQGPYWTVPEDERITLLGKYLRFTHLDEIPQLLNIIAGDLSFIGPRPERLELAQQYELLPYYNMRHIGRPGLTGWAQINFRPSASLEEAHEKLRYDIYYIKNRSHILDLYIMLMTIKYLLTKPR
- a CDS encoding UDP-N-acetylglucosamine 2-epimerase — its product is MVASLVEQRPLARQRNMPGSPGLADGPYVLTILQRPADVDSAQRVADFGFDSHVAGHAEWVVPDPQDYLDFFALGLGAAVMLTGPGGLQEVTTYLGPPCLTSRSLPERPITIEAGTTLLSGANPQEVIAAVTAALDRESPGGKLPELWDSRAAGRIASVVGHLA
- a CDS encoding glycosyltransferase — protein: MKPRILMASSLHPWNDVRVYHKEALSLAKIAHVRLIAVQANGAIQRRDASIEVEYLPGKWLRDGSGTTIGTRLGRIAIIMRRVLGEKYEIFHFHDPELIPVGWIAKARGKKVIYDVHEDYKSAWSSREWVPWPVAWLLGAVGRTFEQLSLHVFDRFILAEPSYNSLFNSERCLVVQNYHLATRLSDPAPRPSHQPLKLVYAGGLTSARGVSDVIEAVRHLRQEGHNVTLDLFGNSMSSDILAQIGRVPSNSWLSYHGYVPYPQLMDQLSEYHVGLSPLRDYPNYSRSMPTKMLDYMAAGLAVVASNLPRTAEIAMDTAGVIMHEPSNMVEIRQCIRALMDEPTRLKLAHSGSRSIIRYRWGSQEEILLSMYRDLLN